A part of Heliangelus exortis chromosome 3, bHelExo1.hap1, whole genome shotgun sequence genomic DNA contains:
- the TBCC gene encoding tubulin-specific chaperone C, with translation MEAAAEAAAAAPAEELQPPVVFVAPLKPEMAAAAPVVLPERLQRREAERQQGVERQRQKKEAQVVKEEQSEFFVAAFAREREAVEALLAEGLLEEAAARLQGLQKLLTESVRFLAAYEVRQGQEAVARLQGDLAARRQQLQPKKKFAFRNLKKEAAPGSEPRPAEPARPAVAAPTPGHVSAEEPSLCGFRGSVDRELEMGPAELLQRDVELSGLRGCRVRLRGNANTLRVRDCRGCTVLCGPVSTSVQVDDCSECLLVLACQQLRTYCTRDCRFYVLVTSRVVIEDSTRVSFAPYTWSYPGIDRDFESSGLDRNRNNWNTVDDFHWLATDKPSPNWSLIPEQERISCWD, from the coding sequence ATGGAGGCAGCGGctgaggcggcggcggcggcaccCGCCGAGGAGCTGCAGCCGCCCGTCGTCTTCGTGGCTCCCCTGAAGCCTGAGatggccgccgccgcccccgtAGTGCTCCCGGAGCGGCTGCAGCGGCGGGAAGCGGAGCGGCAGCAGGGCGTGGAGCGGCAGCGGCAGAAGAAAGAGGCGCAGGTAGTGAAGGAGGAGCAGAGCGAGTTCTTCGTGGCCGCCTTCGCCCGGGAGCGGGAGGCAGTGGAAGCGCTGCTGGCggaggggctgctggaggaggcGGCCGCCCGcctgcaggggctgcagaaaCTGCTGACCGAGAGCGTGCGCTTCCTGGCGGCCTACGAGGTGCGGCAGGGGCAGGAGGCCGTGGCGCGGCTCCAGGGGGACCTGGCAGCCCGCcgccagcagctgcagcctaAGAAGAAATTCGCCTTCCGGAACCTGAAGAAAGAAGCGGCTCCGGGCAGCGAGCCGCGCCCCGCGGAGCCCGCACGGCCTGCAGTCGCCGCCCCGACCCCCGGCCACGTCTCCGCCGAAGAGCCATCGCTCTGCGGGTTCAGAGGCTCCGTGGACCGGGAGCTGGAGATGGGCCCCGCCGAGCTGCTGCAGCGCGACGTGGAGCTGTcggggctgcggggctgccGGGTGCGGCTCCGCGGCAACGCCAACACCCTGCGAGTGCGGGACTGCCGGGGCTGCACCGTGCTCTGCGGGCCCGTCTCCACCTCCGTGCAGGTAGACGACTGCAGCGAATGCCTCCTGGTGCTGGCCTGCCAGCAGCTCCGCACCTACTGCACCCGCGACTGCCGGTTCTACGTGCTGGTGACCAGCCGTGTCGTGATCGAGGACAGCACTCGGGTCTCCTTTGCCCCCTACACTTGGAGCTACCCTGGTATCGACAGAGATTTCGAGTCTTCTGGACTGGATAGAAACAGGAACAACTGGAACACGGTGGATGACTTCCACTGGCTGGCGACTGACAAGCCTTCGCCCAACTGGAGCCTGATCCCCGAGCAGGAAAGAATCAGCTGCTGGGACTGA
- the PRPH2 gene encoding peripherin-2, with translation MAVLKVKFNQKKRVKLAQGLWLMNWFSVFAGILVFSMGLFLKIELRKRSEVMDNSESHFVPNCLILMGILSCAFNGFAGKICHDSLDPAKFVKWKPLLKPYLALCFIFNILIFFVALICFLMRGSLDSTLAQGLKNGMKFYRDTDTPGRCFMKKTIDMLQIEFKCCGNNGYKDWFEIQWISNRYLDFSSKEVKDRIKSNVDGRYLVDGVPFSCCNPSSPRPCIQYQVTNNSAHYSYDYQTEELNLWLRGCREALLHYYSSMMSSMGAIVLLVWLFEMAVTVGLRLLHTSLESITNPEDPECESEGWVLENSLKDTFRSALENLKKIGKFNQVEADAEGGGGEDGGKTQTVATVS, from the exons ATGGCAGTGCTGAAAGTCAAATTCAATCAGAAGAAACGGGTAAAACTAGCGCAGGGACTATGGCTCATGAACTGGTTTTCAGTGTTTGCTGGAATCCTTGTTTTTAGCATGGGATTGTTCCTCAAAATTGAACTCCGGAAGCGAAGTGAAGTGATGGACAATTCTGAAAGCCACTTTGTGCCCAATTGTTTGATATTGATGGGTATATTATCCTGCGCCTTCAATGGTTTTGCTGGCAAAATTTGTCACGATTCTCTGGATCCCGCTAAATTTGTCAAGTGGAAGCCTTTGCTGAAACCTTACCTGGCACTATGTTTCATCTTTaacattctcattttctttgttgCCCTGATTTGCTTTCTCATGCGGGGCTCTCTGGACAGCACGCTGGCTCAGGGGCTCAAGAATGGCATGAAGTTCTATCGGGACACAGACACCCCTGGCAGATGTTTCATGAAGAAGACCATTGACATGCTCCAAATTGAGTTCAAATGCTGTGGGAACAATGGCTACAAAGACTGGTTTGAAATTCAGTGGATCAGCAACAGATATCTGGACTTCAGCTCCAAGGAAGTGAAAGA TCGGATCAAAAGCAACGTGGACGGGAGGTACCTGGTGGATGGTGTCCCTTTCAGCTGCTGCAACCCCAGCTCCCCGAGACCCTGCATCCAGTACCAGGTCACCAACAACTCAGCTCACTACAGCTATGACTACCAAACAGAGGAGCTCAACCTCTGGCTCCGTGGCTGCCGGGAAGCCCTCCTGCACTACTACAGCAGCATGATGAGCTCCATGGGTGCCATCGTCCTCCTCGTCTGGCTTTTCGAG ATGGCCGTGACTGTCGGCTTGCGTCTGCTGCACACCTCTCTGGAGAGCATCACAAATCCTGAAGACCCTGAATGCGAAAGTGAAGGTTGGGTCCTGGAGAACAGCCTGAAAGACACTTTCAGGTCTGCCCTGGAGAATTTGAAAAAGATTGGTAAGTTCAATCAGGTGGAAGCAGATGCCGAAGGGGGCGGAGGAGAAGACGGTGGGAAGACACAAACCGTCGCCACAGTCAGTTGA